The proteins below come from a single Aegilops tauschii subsp. strangulata cultivar AL8/78 chromosome 6, Aet v6.0, whole genome shotgun sequence genomic window:
- the LOC109756619 gene encoding large ribosomal subunit protein eL6 — translation MAPTSKMALGIKRASRSHTYHRRGLWAIKAKHGGALPKAEKPAAVAEPKFYPADDVKPRTVSTRKPHPTKLRSTITPGTVLILLAGRYMGKRVVFLKQLQSGLLLITGPFKINGVPIRRVNQAYVIATSTKVDISKVNVQKFDDKYFAREKKTRAKKTEGELFESDKEATKNLPDFKKDDQKVIDAELIKAIDAVPDLKNYLGARFSLRDGDKPHEMTF, via the exons ATGGCTCCGACGTCGAAGATGGCGCTCGGCATAAAGCGGGCGTCGAGATCGCACACCTACCACCGCCGCGGGCTTTGGGCCATCAAGGCCAAGCACGGCGGCGCCTTGCCCAAGGCCGAGAAGCCGGCCGCCGTCGCCGAGCCCAAGTTCTATCCCGCTGATGATGTCAAGCCACGCACCGTGAGCACACGCAAGCCCCATCCCACCAAGCTCAG ATCGACCATCACACCGGGCACGGTGCTGATCCTGCTCGCGGGGAGGTACATGGGAAAGCGCGTGGTGTTCCTCAAGCAGCTCCAGTCCGGCCTTCTCCTCATCACTG GACCTTTCAAGATCAATGGCGTGCCAATCCGCAGAGTGAACCAGGCTTACGTCATTGCCACATCCACAAAGGTCGACATCTCTAAGGTTAATGTGCAGAAGTTTGATGACAAGTACTTCGCTAGGGAGAAGAAGACTAGGGCAAAGAAGACTGAGGGCGAGCTATTTGAGTCGGATAAGGAG GCAACCAAGAATTTGCCAGACTTCAAGAAGGATGACCAGAAGGTCATTGACGCTGAGTTGATCAAGGCTATCGATGCTGTCCCAGACCTTAAAAATTATCTTGGTGCCCGGTTCTCCCTCAGGGATGGCGACAAGCCGCATGAGATGACCTTCTAA